One stretch of Sebastes umbrosus isolate fSebUmb1 chromosome 5, fSebUmb1.pri, whole genome shotgun sequence DNA includes these proteins:
- the dio1 gene encoding type I iodothyronine deiodinase gives MSLHRFMVYLSTACLFCLMITVNFMLLILHYISPSLARKLILKLGESSTMTQNPNFKYEDWGLTFGSMKFIRAASHHLWLSLGQDAFMGGEAPDTPVVTMEGKNTSIYKYLKDNRPLVLSFGSCTUPPFMYKLEEFKQLVKDFSDVADFLVIYIAEAHSKDGWAFANNFDINQHQSLEDRLSAAQIVVQKEPLCPVVVDEMNDLSTIKYGAVPERLYVLQAGKVVYKGSVGPWGYSPMEVRSFLEKMN, from the exons ATGTCTTTGCACAGATTCATGGTCTATTTGTCGAcagcatgtttgttttgtttaatgatAACAGTCAATTTCATGCTCTTGATTTTGCATTACATTTCACCCAGTCTCGCCAGGAAGCTCATCCTGAAATTGGGTGAAAGTAGCACCATGACTCAGAATCCTAACTTTAAGTATGAAGACTGGGGTCTGACGTTTGGCTCTATGAAATTCATCAGAGCAGCTTCGCACCACTTGTGGTTGTCGCTCGGACAAGATGCGTTTATGGGAGGAGAAGCTCCGGACACACCTGTGGTCACCATGGAGGGCAAGAACACAAGTATCTACAAGTACTTGAAAG ACAACAGACCGCTGGTGTTGAGTTTTGGAAGTTGCACCTGACCCCCGTTTATGTACAAACTTGAGGAGTTCAAGCAACTCGTCAAGGACTTCAGTGATGTAGCTGACTTTCTGGTGATCTACATCGCTGAGGCACATTCAAAAG ACGGTTGGGCCTTTGCCAACAACTTTGACATAAACCAGCACCAGAGCCTGGAGGACAGGCTGTCCGCAGCACAGATCGTGGTTCAGAAGGAGCCCCTGTGTCCGGTGGTCGTGGATGAAATGAACGATCTCTCCACCATAAAGTACGGTGCCGTGCCTGAGAGGCTCTATGTGCTGCAGGCTGGGAAAGTTGTCTACAAG gGTAGCGTGGGGCCTTGGGGCTACAGTCCAATGGAGGTGCGTTCGTTCCTGGAGAAGATGAACTAA